tttgacaAGAGTTAATCATTGATTTAGTGGGTAAAATTTTGTGATTGTGGGAGTTTAATGCAAGCACCTGAGTAATGTGTCTCTTTGTACAGCACACAACGCTGTGGTCACATCTGCCATTTTCGCACCGCAACCGGGTCTTATTGTGCCACAAGAGAACTTAGCGGAAAAAACAGATGCCGAGTGCAAGAGTTTGGACTCTAACGAGTCGGAAACAATACCCTCAGGTAGAGTGCAAGACTTTGTTAAAGCCCAGAAATGTGCCCCAAGGGTTTAATTTTTGACCGTTCTGTCTTGCAGGTGCGCTAAAGACAGATCACACAGAGGTTCTTCTCTCTGCTGATTTTACAGGAGCCATCAAGGTTTTCGTCAATGTGAAGAAATATTGAGCTTTGTGAGACTTTTTAGCTCACCTACAAACAATTGCTCTAGTTTTAATGGTCACATGTTTCAGTTTATTGCCAAGCAACTGTTAAGTAGTTGGGAATTTGTAGAAGTTCTAATCGCCAACGTCACATGGATCAAGTAGAGGCAAAACGTTGGGGTCTTATTCGTTGATTGGAAATACCTGGGTAGCTTCTCGTGCTGTGACTTTTCAGAGGATATTACTTCCTATTTTTGagtcacacatttcaatgtGTCTGGAACATTTCGTCTTGAAAAGGTGATGTGTAAATGTGCCTAAAAAAAAGTCtagcttgcttttttttcttaaagtttCAGCCTTAACATTTCCTCGGCCTGTGATAGAAACATTTTCGATAcaggatttttatttaatcgTGTCAGGTATCTTAATATACATTTCAGAAACACTAATGGTTCTATATTTGAGAAGTTTCAATTTATAAAGACTGTAGATTTACAATGTAAGATTGCACACGTATTGCTTTTATAAGCAACTTTCCGCTCTATTGACTTCCTCCTCAATAAGTGCTTGTTAATATTTTTAAGTTGATCCTTAAACCTAGCACTTTTCTCCCCCCCCAGAAGAAATGTCACAAATGCACATCATCACTAAACGTGATTTAATGTTTGAGTAGTGcacatttcaaattattttataaacatatgtaaaacaaaaatacaataagtGTCTAAATATGATACAAAAAGCTGAAATCTTGAGAGGATTTGTTCGGGACCAAGACAACAGAAAACTGAGTGGTAGATGCGAGAGTCAGTGTTTACTCTTCTTTGACTTCTTGTGGGAGCGATGCGGGGACTGTGATCGGGACCTCCGACCCCTCCACTCCGGAGATCGAGATCTGGACCGTTTGGACTGTCTGGGACACCTGAAAGGAGACAGCATAGTTTTAAGAACACAATTTTTGCACAGAACAAAATGTCGTGCATCACTTGCTTTGAAGGGGAGTTGCTATTTGATTTTCGAGCACGCTTGTCAGCATCTCGACTCCGTTGTCTGTCTCCATCTTCGCTTTTTCTGCTCTTCTTCTCCTTTTTGTCTTCTGCTGGTCTGTCTTTTGATTTGGGTGTTGATCTCTCAGGTTTCTCCTCATTTTCAAATTCCTACAGCAGAAAGTAAATGTTTAGTATCCGAAAATCGCATGATTGTTAGCAAGCGGGTTCTCTGGGACCACTATGTTTAACATGAGGTCTGATTTAACAGAGCATTGTTCTTGTGCTGTTGTAACTGTACTTTTGTCACTGTTGCCAATCCAAACTTTGTTATTAAAGAAATATTTATCTTACTgagctatgtttttttttcttgctcatGTTGTTCCAAATACCTTCTGGAGCAGTTTGTTCCTGTAATATTCCACGTGCTGTTGGATGCTCATTCCAGACTTTCGCTCTCTCTTGCCACTTTCAAGCTCGTCTTGGAATGTCAGAACCTTCAACTGGATTACAAAGCTTACGTTAAAACCTGCTCATTAGCAGGGATATCCCAaagttgattttgttttaagatGCATTTTGCTAATATTAGATATTTTTAGAACAGTAAAAAGGTGATCAGCAAATGATTAATCAATTCTGACCACTTGGTTCCTCAAAATATGCTTCGTTCACAAATATTACAGTGTTCTGTTACATGAAAAATAGAAGCAACAAGCACATTGGTACTGACAACACAACTACATACattcataccttgagatacgagcttaatgtgttaagagactgagctcgtatgtcgatttacacGCATCTCAACTCAacctttcccatagaaatgaactatatacaaactaattcgttcccaccctcggAAAAAAagggatattacaatggaaaaaaacatttttattggttgtaattcaccatctaacagtaacaaataactagtggttatgatgtttaatactaaaatgaaacATTCAGTACAATGTGAAATTCACGGGTGGGAGAGAGTTAGAGAATTGACGGATACGCTCTTAACataaaaaactttaaatttaacttaaatgaacttaaattcctatacacacttaaaaaagttttaatcttacgttacactaaatgtaaaccttgtgcaataaccaaggtaAAGAGGTTAAAGTATTCCACCACGGCTTCGAGGCGAACtttctgcttctccatacgcttttcgattatttcgtgcttaatatcgattgtcctcattcgccttttcttcgcactagcCTTCATtccaccggcttgctttggacccagtTTTTCCcataattctgcactgactaacgcaaaataaatcataagcagcctctcgcgtctcggccacctggctgtctcttatgctcatatatcaaggcaaatatttactctgcgttttactcgtatctcaaattcctcgtatgttgggacattcGTATGTCAAGGCCCTATTGTACTGGATTGGATCTGATTTTCAGACCAAATCCGTGACTCAAAAAAATAGCCATACTGGATATTAAGGATTGGTTTTAAggatataatatatgtattatatgagATAGCATATGAAGAGCCACTTACTTCCAGCTCTCTCAACTTTTTTCTTTGGCTTTCAGACATTTGAAAGCTTTTGAGTGAACACTGGAAATGTGCAGTGTCGTGTTTGGGGAAGTTGCCGGAGTCATTGCTGCTGTCGCTCTCCGAGTTCCCTCCAACCAGTGATTTGACGCTGTTCAGGACAGAAGAAATGCTTGTGGAAATGTGtcgacagacaaaaaaaaagattgactcTTACCTCACATTCACTTCATTATCATGCTTGCTGGTTGCAGCGCTCCACTTGGATTTGGGCAAGGCTGAGCAAGATAAAAAGATCAATCTCCCCCACCAAGCAGATTAACGTGCCCGTCTTACCTTGCGAGAAACTCTCCTCATCCGGCGTCTTCTCCCACTTGGACAAAGGCCCTCTGGAGAGAACCCCCTTGCTGTCGACCACTGAAGACAAAGGAAGGCTTAGCTCCGGATACTTGACACACTCGATCGCGTACAATGCAGCGAGGCGCTTTACTCACGCGGCATTCCGTCAATGTCGTCCATGGCACTTCCCAAGGGGACACCGTCGATGTCGTCGACTGGAACGCCGTCCAAAGCATCCCAGCCTATGGGGCAGCCGTCCAGGTCGTCCGCGGGCACTTTGCTCATAGGCACTCCATCTATTAGCTCGCTGGCTAACGGCGCGCCATCGAGCTCGGAGGAATTGTCCTAATAGAAAAAGTCATTTAGTAACAGCGACACATCTGCTAGATGAAAAAGGATATTTTCTCTCTCACTTCTTCCTCTAATGCCAACTCCTCTGTGGCTTTGACGAAGCCCAGAAAGATGTTTTGAAGGTGGATGAGATAAGGCTGCGGGTATATGGCCCAGTCCTCCCAAGCTCGAAAACAGCTGGTCACCTTTtgctataaaaaacaaaaacaaaatcactaTTACACATTATTTTCCATGAATAAAATATCCCAATAAGCAGAGTGCAAAATGATTACCTTAAATTGTTCGGCTTGAAGCCTGGCTTGTATGTTTTTGTACACTTCATGAAGCGCTCCAAATATATGTGACAGCTTTGAttcaaaactaaaaataaaccaTCAAAATAGTCGCTATAAATAAGATGATAACAATGAACatgaaagaataaataaaaggaaCATCTCTTACTGTTTCCGGTAATATGACGCCCCGGCTACTTTGGCACTGGAGTTGTACAGAATGTCCGATACGAGATACAAATTGGCAATCTAAAGGGGCAAGGTTAGAGAGTTTTACAATCAGCAGAGAAATGTCCCTCCACTAGATTACAGTTCATCATTGATACCATAGAATAAACCAAAGATGATCTTCAGCAATTATTTAGTATTTCAGTGTCCAAAAACTCACTGGCTTCCCTTCCAGGAGCACGTCGACACTCATGGCAACAATTTGTTCTGCCACTGCAAGGGAGTCTTAAATAATGGGTTCAATTATGGAAGATAAACTTGCCCTCTTCTGAAGGGAAGCCTGAGGCCAGGAGAAGGATTCCGTGATGTTTCCCACCACTTCCTCGGCTGCGTCCGCTCGTTCGAGACAGAAAAGCATGGCGTCGGCGACGTCTCCTCTGCTCGGAGTGAGCTCTTGAAGCAGCGCCTCCAACTTCTGTCTGTGCCTGCGGGGGAAAAAATTATTTGCATCACTCCCAACATGGCGTTTCGCTTGAGGCCCTCTGTCGCTCATATGCCATTACATCGACTTCGTGTAGGACccatttggattaaaaaaacatgcagagtctGAACGCAGCTGAGTTAACATTGCTGCACCTGCTTGGCTTACTCACTCGGCTCGGAGCTGTCCCTTCTTCACCTCCTCGTTGGGAGAAACGACCTCCTCCACTTGGTCCTCTGCCTCATCTCTGTCCGAGTAGAAGTTGAGGATGGGTGGCCTCCAAACTGAGCCTCCGCGGAACATGCGGAAATCTGCAGTCCTCCATTTGCTCAGAGACTCTCCCTGAGAAAGTAAAAGTGAAATGCGCCAACATTTAAAGCTTTATCTACATGTAGAAATTGCTCATACTATTATCTGCATTGCCCTAAATATCAACTGGCACTTGAGCAAAGCATACAAGGGAATCCTCGAGTTACAACCGTTCCTGTTCTATTCCTATGCTGGTGACGTACCCCGAGTTTCTGCGCAAGTCGGATTTCACTGTTATAGACAAAAGTTACATCAAAAtactcgtgtgcggtcgattggtcgccggtcttttggtcatcggtcctttggtcgccggtcttttggtcgccggtcttttggtcgtccgttgtcgcggtctggtcgaccaaaagaccgacgacaaaacaaagtaaaacaacacggtctacgcatcaacaaaagccaacaatggccatgagcagtttcactgagccgacgtgtgagtgtataagagtttgtatgtacatacgtTGTCCCTtcaagaagctacgtcagtcagggtcttaacaagttctccaacaaaaaacaataaaaagtctgggaaatttggagcttttctttagcctaataattactagggcattaagtatgactaaatagtaattcgcagtttgtatttagggaatttgagcaacgatataaatggtaaatatcaataaccttccgggcgaccaaaagaccggcgaccaaaagaccagcgaccaaaagatcggtgaccaaaagaccggcgaccaatcgaccgtgtaccctaacATTAAGAAGAGTAAAATACATTCACGTTTAAAAAAGGATGCTGGACCCACCATTATTGACAGTAggtggctatttttttttgcacgacGACTGCGACCCCAACAAAATAAAACGAAAACCAACTCGTTTACATCTCCCTCTTCCACAACAGTCAGACACGTGGTGCGTTTAGGGACAGAAAGCACACCATTTAAGACATCAACATTGGAACTTTGGAGACATGCAACAGATTTGTTACCTTACAGTCCTAATCTTTAGAAATGGTGAGACTTTTGACTGTCAGAGACAATGCCTATGTGATAATAAAACTGCATCTGGCAATGAAAGACATTTGTAGTAAGAGAGTAAAATAAACCAATACCTGGAGGATGGTGAATAGCTTCCAGCGATAGTAAACATGGTTTTGACTCTTGTTGTCAAAAAGGAAGCTGtgccaaaaacaaaataacgcGAGTTACCTTAAACACTTAACGGTTAACACGAAAGCACTTTTTTGTACCTGTATTCCGGGTTACTCTTTTCTTTGTTCATTATTATGGCTTCAAACAAAGGACCTTCACGCACCACAAACTCTATCATTCGATGGATGAGGACTAATAAATTTCTGTGGAGTGAGGAAGAGCAAGTGATTTATTTatgtcattcattcaattttgtcTCCATCAGGCAAGATCTCTTAATACCTCTTTAAACTGAGCCAGTGACCCGTGCAAACTGCAGGGTGGCTTTTTGCTGCAGTCTAACTGTGTCGGTCCTTGTCAAAGCATTTACTCTTTGATAACTTGGAATGCAAATATTTGCCTGTCAAAAAGGACGCCCCATTGCCATTCAAGTGCACTACTGTTGTAGGATTTTATGGTGGCTCAGTCAAAGAGGTAAAAAGAATCCCCCCCAGCCACAAAGCGCATTAAACAAACATTCAAATGAGGCTATATTTGATTTTCAAATAGGACTAGTTTCGATTACTAAACTAGAGATCTTTAAATTCCAGTATGTTTCTTTGTTGAAGTATAAGTAttagtgatgtcccgatccgatACTCTGTATCGGTGTCCGTCTATTGTTGGAGTACAGGACCAtatcggatttggtcacaagacTGGATCCGGTCCAATAGCTGCATGTTTTTAGTACCATCGTGTTTTTGGGCTACTGTAAATCAAACCAATAGCCAAAAATATCCATTGAGTGTGAAAACTGCTTTTCAGAAACTACCTAGCATTGTACAATATTTATAAACAGATAATTTTTTCAGGAGGGCTTggtttaagacaaaaaaatatttttactggtcttgaaatatatgtatattggtATCAGGAAATCATATCTTTAAAGATCAGAAATAAAATACAGCAGCATCAGAATATCCCTAATAAGTATGAGAGAATTAAAAAGAATGGGacgtgattttttaaaaagattttatgTCCAAAGTGGGTTTGTAAATGTGAAATTATGGTTTTATTCTGAAATGCAACCACATAGTTCAGGCCACACCTTGTAATAGTTGACTTTATTTAGTGGCATTAGATTACTATCAAAATCATTGCAGTGTGGtgatttataaataaatgtattacatATATAGACAACACTGCAGTATTGAACATTTAtcagataattttttttttatatatatttatataatactAAATTGAGGCAGAAATGTGaactgtttgatttattttctgatGAATGTTATAGTCTGCTCCCCTCTTGCCGTAGTGGTAATGTTTTGATATGTCTTTGACATCTATGGTTATTATTAATTTAGAAAAAGAGgcatattttaatatttgtttaaatAGAAAATACCCTGTAATTATTCTGAGTGTGGACTTTTGTTAACAGTGGAGACCACTattttgagggatttttttttttttaaaactgaactTAAGTTGGAGGCCTTTGTGAtctttttggttatttttattGACTGCTTTTTTGTCAACATTTGAATACTTTAGAGCACCTGCCTCTGTTCTATCACTTTGTTCTAACAGCTGGTCAGTCGTAGGAGGAAGAGTGTGTGTACCTTTCGGTCGGGATAACCACTTTGACTACGGCTTCGGACAGAGTCTGTTTGTGAAGTCAAACCAAATAGTGAAAATATGACATATGTGAGTATTTGTACATGTGAAACACTACAGGATAATACACAGCATAAAAAAACATAGCATTCGTTTCGTAGAAAGGGCAATGCGGGGGTCACACTTTTACTATTGAGTGACGATGATACCAACGCCCgtttttaatattgttattcttttttccccctcatctaCCACAGCACATTCAACAACTTGTTCAATGTCAGTAGTGAATGATAACAGGCCTTTATCCAAAAGGGCTTGTTTTTCCAAGACCATTGCTTAACCTTCAGTCATATTCTATCCTTCTGCAAACTAAATCGGCCTGTGCAAACTGAATGGCGATCACATGAGGTATACCTTATTAAAGCAAGGCATTGAAGAATAGAATTATTCGGCCTGTCACTTCACAGAACCGGCCTAATTGAAAATAGATTTAATATTTCTGgtaaattaataattttcaaaaTTGGATCACTTCCTACAGCACGAGTGCCTTGGGATCACTGGAAAGTATAAAATTGTTTGAGctataccatatttattcgagtataacgggCATCCGTGTATAACGTGCATCCATACTTTGTcaaaaaattggtatacatttctttttctgtttttcctcaGCTCGTACCAAGGATTgcatgctgaacacatgtcgccataacaaataatttattcacaacatatggtacggaaacctggtaaaacgagtggttatcgcgtcggcctcacagctctggggttctgggttcagatccaggtcggtccacctatgtggagtttgcatgttctccccaggcctgcgtgggtttcctctgggtactccggtttcctcccacattccaaaaacatgtatggtaggctgattggacactctaaaatgcccctaggtatgagtgtgagcgtgaatggttatttgtctccttgtgccctgcgattggctggccaccaattcagggtgtcccccgcctctggcccgaagtcagctgggataggctccagcaccccccgcgaccctaatgaggataaagcgcttcagaaaatgagatgagaaagtcTGATTCACCATCATCAGATTCActaaacaattgattccattcttcttgagcgagCATAGCGCTTCCTAGGTGGACTCGTTTCCCCTACTTTTATCCTACAAACTTGtcgaaggctatttggagaggctggcttttgtaaaagaaggtagattatcgccatctggcagacaaagacaggttttatgtCTCCCATTATACATAACGCCTGCGGAGGGGGACTTTTTCACTG
The nucleotide sequence above comes from Stigmatopora argus isolate UIUO_Sarg chromosome 22, RoL_Sarg_1.0, whole genome shotgun sequence. Encoded proteins:
- the LOC144068610 gene encoding U2 snRNP-associated SURP motif-containing protein isoform X1 translates to MADKKGTIVTPVKTLTRKEKEVRKQKEHEKAAVVFEEFLASFEPNQKSGVKTFVRGGIVNPTKDEEAAEATKNRLYRPASSKFVYQSDDPPPTHYAESKKSAFKKKVEEKKKSNLELFKEELKLIQEEREERHKRKQNEPTGGGLLESPLLGRPTFYDDPTVPINTNLYINCISPKMNEEILCKEFVKYGPLASVKIMWPRTDEERGRNSNRAFVAFMTRKDAERAFAALDGKVIMGFEMKLGWGRPARIPPQPLYTPVGVRAAPPPQSGLPFNGQPRDRFRNDFTKPLALTKIDLDKTLSEAVVKVVIPTERNLLVLIHRMIEFVVREGPLFEAIIMNKEKSNPEYSFLFDNKSQNHVYYRWKLFTILQGESLSKWRTADFRMFRGGSVWRPPILNFYSDRDEAEDQVEEVVSPNEEVKKGQLRAEHRQKLEALLQELTPSRGDVADAMLFCLERADAAEEVVGNITESFSWPQASLQKRIANLYLVSDILYNSSAKVAGASYYRKHFESKLSHIFGALHEVYKNIQARLQAEQFKQKVTSCFRAWEDWAIYPQPYLIHLQNIFLGFVKATEELALEEEDNSSELDGAPLASELIDGVPMSKVPADDLDGCPIGWDALDGVPVDDIDGVPLGSAMDDIDGMPLVDSKGVLSRGPLSKWEKTPDEESFSQALPKSKWSAATSKHDNEVNVSVKSLVGGNSESDSSNDSGNFPKHDTAHFQCSLKSFQMSESQRKKLRELELKVLTFQDELESGKRERKSGMSIQQHVEYYRNKLLQKEFENEEKPERSTPKSKDRPAEDKKEKKSRKSEDGDRQRSRDADKRARKSNSNSPSKQVMHDILFCAKIVFLKLCCLLSGVPDSPNGPDLDLRSGGVGGPDHSPRIAPTRSQRRVNTDSRIYHSVFCCLGPEQILSRFQLFVSYLDTYCIFVLHMFIK
- the LOC144068610 gene encoding U2 snRNP-associated SURP motif-containing protein isoform X2, whose amino-acid sequence is MADKKGTIVTPVKTLTRKEKEVRKQKEHEKAAVVFEEFLASFEPNQKSGVKTFVRGGIVNPTKDEEAAEATKNRLYRPASSKFVYQSDDPPPTHYAESKKSAFKKKVEEKKKSNLELFKEELKLIQEEREERHKRKQNEPTGGGLLESPLLGRPTFYDDPTVPINTNLYINCISPKMNEEILCKEFVKYGPLASVKIMWPRTDEERGRNSNRAFVAFMTRKDAERAFAALDGKVIMGFEMKLGWGRPARIPPQPLYTPVGVRAAPPPQSGLPFNGQPRDRFRNDFTKPLALTKIDLDKTLSEAVVKVVIPTERNLLVLIHRMIEFVVREGPLFEAIIMNKEKSNPEYSFLFDNKSQNHVYYRWKLFTILQGESLSKWRTADFRMFRGGSVWRPPILNFYSDRDEAEDQVEEVVSPNEEVKKGQLRAEHRQKLEALLQELTPSRGDVADAMLFCLERADAAEEVVGNITESFSWPQASLQKRIANLYLVSDILYNSSAKVAGASYYRKHFESKLSHIFGALHEVYKNIQARLQAEQFKQKVTSCFRAWEDWAIYPQPYLIHLQNIFLGFVKATEELALEEEDNSSELDGAPLASELIDGVPMSKVPADDLDGCPIGWDALDGVPVDDIDGVPLGSAMDDIDGMPLVDSKGVLSRGPLSKWEKTPDEESFSQALPKSKWSAATSKHDNEVNVSVKSLVGGNSESDSSNDSGNFPKHDTAHFQCSLKSFQMSESQRKKLRELELKVLTFQDELESGKRERKSGMSIQQHVEYYRNKLLQKEFENEEKPERSTPKSKDRPAEDKKEKKSRKSEDGDRQRSRDADKRARKSNSNSPSKCPRQSKRSRSRSPEWRGRRSRSQSPHRSHKKSKKSKH